A single Lolium perenne isolate Kyuss_39 chromosome 6, Kyuss_2.0, whole genome shotgun sequence DNA region contains:
- the LOC139832337 gene encoding uncharacterized protein — translation MPTSRRVRRRTAGGEDRLSALPDELILLIVSRLDTRTALSTAVLARRWARIPRELPELDFRVSDVLPPEYDRTVTLRQRNMPRDTTLARILDGLMARCEMDTMRTFANGVTSFLEAADGGQDRRLKTLRLEFFQRHDDDGVCADRMINAAVGAWGVEDLEVVVRPASGEDDHTPAYSLPHDCLGRSRLRSLTLGMYCTLPELHSYGTQLTRLVLRDMPASTPVDIYERVFKDFTQLQVLHLTSCCCAHHTLVVDAPSSQIRELVVEECSFLVIELRDLPMLVRLAFSLIDTARIVFGSVPCLMDTNLTFCTEQDALVTTKLRDNFDSFLRGSPTMTNLVIRFTGLRRWIWPSNSKRQLPNLKRLLVADLPSNWDILWPRGLLMLAPSLEVLHIHVPRSETEPEYWDWIEWTKEHNKFRQHHLKELVMIGFMERHICLLKYVVSVCTSLQRIVLLKDGHVQYNGLWVWQMVGKETCSWSDDEKMVVRRMIKKFGPSHFVEMILG, via the coding sequence ATGCCGACGTCGCGTCGAGTGCGGCGGCGCACGGCTGGCGGCGAGGACCGCCTCAGCGCGCTCCCCGACGAACTGATCCTCCTCATAGTAAGCAGGCTGGACACCCGGACGGCGCTCTCGACGGCTGTCCTCGCCAGGCGCTGGGCGCGCATCCCGCGCGAGCTGCCGGAGCTGGACTTCCGGGTGAGCGACGTACTCCCGCCGGAGTACGACCGGACCGTCACCCTCCGCCAGCGCAACATGCCTCGTGATACGACTTTGGCCAGGATACTCGACGGTCTGATGGCGCGCTGCGAGATGGATACGATGAGGACGTTCGCCAATGGAGTCACGAGCTTCCTGGAAGCGGCCGATGGTGGCCAGGACCGGCGTTTGAAGACCCTCCGTCTCGAGTTTTTTCAGAGACACGATGACGACGGCGTCTGTGCCGACCGCATGATCAACGCCGCGGTCGGCGCATGGGGAGTGGAAGATCTAGAGGTCGTCGTCAGGCCAGCGTCAGGTGAGGATGATCATACGCCGGCCTACAGCTTGCCTCACGACTGCCTCGGCCGGTCTCGCCTTCGCAGCCTGACGCTGGGCATGTACTGCACACTCCCGGAGTTGCATAGCTACGGCACTCAGCTTACCAGGCTCGTCCTGCGTGACATGCCCGCTTCCACGCCGGTCGACATCTACGAGAGGGTGTTCAAAGACTTCACTCAGCTGCAGGTTCTTCACCTCACCtcctgctgctgtgcgcatcacactttGGTAGTGGACGCGCCCTCTTCTCAGATCAGGGAGCTCGTTGTGGAAGAGTGCTCGTTCTTGGTCATCGAGCTGCGCGACCTCCCAATGCTTGTTCGCCTGGCATTCTCCCTAATCGACACTGCAAGGATTGTATTTGGCTCCGTTCCATGCCTCATGGACACTAACCTCACATTCTGTACAGAGCAAGATGCTTTAGTCACAACTAAGTTGAGAGATAACTTCGACAGTTTCCTCCGTGGATCTCCCACCATGACGAACCTAGTCATCCGATTCACCGGGCTTAGAAGATGGATTTGGCCCAGTAATTCCAAGAGGCAATTGCCGAATCTAAAAAGGCTCCTGGTCGCTGACCTACCTTCGAACTGGGACATCTTATGGCCCCGAGGCCTCCTGATGCTCGCACCTTCACTCGAGGTTCTGCACATCCACGTGCCTCGCTCGGAAACTGAGCCAGAATACTGGGACTGGATAGAATGGACGAAAGAACACAATAAATTTAGACAACATCACCTCAAGGAGCTGGTAATGATTGGATTCATGGAGCGCCACATATGCCTTTTGAAGTATGTTGTAAGCGTGTGCACATCGTTGCAACGCATTGTTCTGCTCAAGGATGGCCATGTTCAGTACAATGGACTCTGGGTTTGGCAGATGGTCGGGAAGGAAACATGTTCGTGGAGTGACGATGAAAAAATGGTGGTGAGGCGAATGATAAAAAAGTTTGGACCTAGCCATTTCGTTGAAATGATCTTGGGATGA